A segment of the Odoribacter splanchnicus DSM 20712 genome:
GAGTCTCTATACTAGCCTGAAGAATCTCCAAACCGAATAATTCTGCAGCCAATTCAGAAGCAATCGCACCGATCCGTCTTTGTCCGTTCCGCATTATATCGGCAGCACTTTTGGCTGTATCTTCCGATTCTACCAAACGGATATGTGGATATGATTTAAAAAATTCACGGGTCTGGGCTATAGCCATATAATGTGAATGCACTTCAGTAATCTCTTCTATAGTCTGCCCGGACAAAGCCATCAGGTTTTGCTGAATCCGAAGGAATACCTCCCCTTTCACTTTGCGGGAATGTTTATGCAACAAAGAATAATTCGGTAATAATCCTCCTGCCACGGTATTCTCGATAGCCATGATAGCTCCCGAAGCTTTTCCCTGATCCAAAGCAACAAACAAATCTTCAAAACTAAGACATTCACACACACCGATCTCATTTCCATAAAACAACCGGGCAGCTTGCTCGTGAAAACATCCGTGTACTCCTTGAATTGCAATTTTCGTCATTTTCCGTCACTTTTAATTCGTATATCGGTCAATAAAAAACCCCGGACATTATGCCGGGGTTTATATTATTCCATTATTATTTTCAGGACAAAATACACAGCCTCCGGCTACTCTTCATAAAATAAAAGTAGAAGTAAAAATAAAACCGGCTGCTAAATCGAAAATACGTCGCCATCTTTGTCCAAATAAAAAAGCCCTGAGTGATCAGGGCTTACTTTAATCCTATTTTTTAATCATTACACGGAAGCCCTTTACTCTCTGCTAAAAAAGTAAAAATAAAAATAATATGCATTCCAAAATGATTTCATCGCTCTGTTTTTGTTTTGTGACGACAAATATACAAACAAATCTATTTCTTGCAAATGTATCCCATTTATTTTTCAGAGAATCTCTCTTTTTAGTACAAATACGATTCTCAATGTTTAGAATATAACATATAAAAGCCTCCCTCCGATATACTTACTGATGAGCTTTTTTTTCTAACTTTGTCCGTATAAATTTTAATCCTATATTCATGTCAGATCCTAAGACCTTATTCCTACTAGACGCCTATGCACTGATATACCGGTCGTATTATGCTTTTATCAATAATCCCCGGATTACCACCACAGGAATAAACACCTCCGCCACCTTTGGTTTTTGTAATTTTCTGATCGAATTATTAGAATTAGAAAAACCGACTCATATCGCAGTGATTTTCGATCCCGAAGGTCCCACTTTCCGGCACGAAATGTACACACCTTATAAAGCACAACGTCCCCCGATGCCGGAAGATCTGAGAAAATCCATTCCTTATATAAAAAAAATTATCGCAGGTCTGGGTATTTCTTGTCTGGATGCGCCGGGTTACGAAGCCGACGATTTTATCGGTACCCTGGCCAAAAGAGCGGAGAAAGAAGGTTATACCGTTTATATGATCACGCCGGATAAAGATTATGCCCAGCTGGTCAGTGAAAAAGTTTTTATGTATAAACCCGGACGTTCAGGAAATAAATCGGAAGTCTGGGGTATTCCCGAAGTATTGGATCACTTCGGGATCGAACGGGTGGATCAGGTCATCGATATTTTAGGACTGATGGGAGATACGGCGGACAATGTTCCGGGATGTTCCGGAATCGGCCCTAAAAGCGCTGCTGCCCTGGTCTATAAATATGGAGATATCGACGGAATATATGCCCATATCGATGAACTCAAAGGCAAACAACGGCAGAATCTGCTCGATTGCCAGCCAACCGTCCATTTGTCACGTACCCTGGTCACTATTTGTACCGAAGTTCCTACCGATATCACTCCCGAAGATCTTGAGAAGAAACATATCGATGTAAAAATTCTGGATCCTATTTTCAAAGAACTGGAACTCTTTTCATTGGTAAAACGGGTATTGAATACAGATATAGAAGAAGATACCTCAGAGAAATTGTCGGACATCAAAGTCAGTTATACCGACCATTCCCAAGATCCGGCTTCTTTACTGCAAAAACTGGAAGAAGCAGATCT
Coding sequences within it:
- a CDS encoding prephenate dehydratase, with the protein product MTKIAIQGVHGCFHEQAARLFYGNEIGVCECLSFEDLFVALDQGKASGAIMAIENTVAGGLLPNYSLLHKHSRKVKGEVFLRIQQNLMALSGQTIEEITEVHSHYMAIAQTREFFKSYPHIRLVESEDTAKSAADIMRNGQRRIGAIASELAAELFGLEILQASIETHKQNFTRFLILDDHITVSEKDIDKSSICFTLPHKTGRLSQVLSIFAFYDLNLTKIQSLPIPGKEWQYFFYVDLKFDDYGHYLEAMNAVRPLVDELTVMGEYKSYC